One part of the Mesorhizobium sp. M4B.F.Ca.ET.058.02.1.1 genome encodes these proteins:
- a CDS encoding DMT family transporter, whose product MQFIPTNLRGPLFMVVSTGSYLVNDTMMKLATTGLPPYEVLFLRGIAAALWGVPLLVLLGYARQVPLIFERKVLRRNLLELAAILCYVVALANMQIADSTALGQITPLLMLVGASVLFGERIGGARMALIGVGFIGALMVAQPTMQGISVYALLALGNAVLSAARDLAGRKVGAEVPGMIVAISAVVVVLVGSGVAHLVSERWVMPEPRHLLLIAGAGLFLIFGHFFIFMAYRVGPTSAVAPFYYCFTVWAVISGLLVFGQFPNALAVCGILLVVASGLAIVSLDERRRRLIPVA is encoded by the coding sequence ATGCAGTTCATCCCGACAAACCTCCGCGGTCCGCTGTTCATGGTCGTCTCGACCGGGTCCTATCTGGTCAACGATACGATGATGAAGCTCGCCACCACCGGCCTGCCGCCCTACGAGGTGCTGTTCCTGCGCGGCATCGCGGCGGCGCTCTGGGGAGTCCCGCTGCTTGTCCTGCTCGGCTACGCCAGGCAGGTCCCTTTGATCTTCGAAAGGAAGGTTCTGCGCCGCAACCTGCTCGAACTGGCGGCGATCCTTTGCTACGTCGTGGCGCTCGCCAACATGCAGATCGCCGATTCAACGGCGCTCGGGCAGATCACGCCGCTGCTGATGCTGGTCGGCGCCTCGGTGCTGTTCGGCGAGCGTATCGGCGGCGCGCGCATGGCGCTGATCGGGGTCGGCTTCATCGGCGCGCTGATGGTGGCGCAGCCGACGATGCAAGGGATTTCGGTCTATGCCTTGCTGGCGCTCGGCAACGCGGTCCTGTCGGCCGCACGAGATCTTGCCGGCCGCAAGGTCGGCGCCGAGGTGCCGGGCATGATCGTCGCCATTTCCGCCGTCGTAGTCGTGCTGGTCGGCTCCGGCGTCGCGCATCTCGTTTCCGAGCGCTGGGTCATGCCGGAGCCCCGCCACCTCTTGCTCATCGCCGGCGCCGGACTGTTCCTGATCTTCGGCCATTTCTTCATCTTCATGGCCTATCGCGTCGGACCGACGAGCGCGGTGGCGCCGTTCTACTATTGCTTCACCGTCTGGGCGGTCATCTCAGGCCTGCTGGTGTTCGGCCAGTTTCCCAACGCGCTCGCCGTTTGCGGCATCCTGCTGGTGGTGGCCAGCGGCCTTGCCATCGTGTCGCTGGACGAAAGAAGGCGCCGGCTGATACCGGTTGCCTAG
- the tuf gene encoding elongation factor Tu: MAKGKFERTKPHVNIGTIGHVDHGKTSLTAAITKYFGEYKRYDQIDAAPEEKARGITISTAHVEYETANRHYAHVDCPGHADYVKNMITGAAQMDGAILVVSAADGPMPQTREHILLARQVGVPSIVVFLNKVDQVDDAELLELVELEVRELLTKNEFPGDDIPIVKGSALAALEDSNKTIGEDAIRELMAQVDAYIPTPVRPLDKPFLMPIEDVFSISGRGTVVTGRVERGVVKVGEELEIVGIRPTTKTTCTGVEMFRKLLDQGQAGDNIGALLRGVDREGVERGQVLAKPGSVKPHKKFVAEAYILTKDEGGRHTPFFTNYRPQFYFRTTDVTGIVTLPAGTEMVMPGDNITVDVELIVPIAMEEKLRFAIREGGRTVGAGIVVTIKE, translated from the coding sequence ATGGCAAAAGGTAAATTCGAGCGCACCAAGCCGCATGTGAACATTGGCACGATCGGCCACGTCGATCATGGCAAGACGTCGCTGACGGCGGCGATCACGAAGTATTTTGGCGAATACAAGCGCTATGACCAGATCGACGCGGCACCCGAAGAGAAGGCGCGCGGCATCACGATCTCGACGGCGCACGTCGAATACGAGACGGCCAACCGCCACTATGCCCACGTCGACTGCCCCGGCCACGCCGACTATGTGAAGAACATGATCACCGGCGCGGCGCAGATGGACGGCGCGATCCTGGTCGTTTCGGCCGCCGACGGCCCGATGCCGCAGACGCGCGAGCACATCCTGCTCGCCCGCCAGGTCGGCGTGCCGTCGATCGTGGTGTTCCTGAACAAGGTCGACCAGGTCGACGACGCCGAGCTGCTTGAGCTGGTCGAGCTCGAGGTTCGCGAGCTCCTGACCAAGAACGAATTCCCCGGCGACGACATTCCGATCGTCAAGGGCTCGGCGCTGGCGGCGCTTGAGGACTCCAACAAGACCATCGGCGAGGACGCGATCCGCGAGCTGATGGCGCAGGTCGACGCCTACATCCCGACGCCGGTGCGTCCGCTGGACAAGCCGTTCCTGATGCCGATCGAGGACGTGTTCTCGATCTCGGGCCGCGGCACGGTTGTGACCGGCCGCGTCGAGCGCGGCGTGGTCAAGGTCGGCGAGGAACTGGAGATCGTCGGCATCCGTCCGACGACCAAGACGACCTGTACGGGCGTCGAGATGTTCCGCAAGCTGCTCGACCAGGGCCAGGCCGGCGACAACATCGGCGCGCTGCTGCGCGGCGTCGACCGTGAGGGCGTCGAGCGCGGCCAGGTTCTGGCCAAGCCGGGTTCGGTGAAGCCGCACAAGAAGTTCGTGGCCGAAGCCTACATCCTGACCAAGGACGAGGGCGGCCGCCACACGCCGTTCTTCACCAACTACCGTCCGCAGTTCTACTTCCGCACCACTGACGTGACCGGCATCGTGACGCTGCCGGCCGGCACCGAGATGGTGATGCCTGGCGACAACATCACGGTCGACGTCGAGCTGATCGTGCCGATCGCCATGGAAGAGAAGCTGCGCTTCGCCATCCGTGAAGGCGGCCGCACCGTCGGTGCCGGCATCGTCGTCACCATCAAAGAATAA
- a CDS encoding class I SAM-dependent methyltransferase, protein MQSIDNPLAVIRSLGAIDGLRILDVGCGSGGLAKQLCAAGAIVSGIDPEHQAVKAAAATVPSASFTIAVAESLPFEPSSFDRVLMVNTLHHVPQSGMFAALIEAMRVLTPDGMLIVIEPTASGNFFEALRLVEDETLVRAAAQTAMDAADAGGSIRRVRTLTYTRSEKFDTPDQFLERIVAVDPTRGDVVKQRHRSIVMAIEAAAQSDAEGKLVFEQPIKVDIFRRPTEKVPPNDHDFDL, encoded by the coding sequence ATGCAGTCGATAGACAATCCTTTGGCGGTGATCCGGTCGCTTGGCGCGATTGACGGCCTCCGGATACTCGACGTCGGCTGTGGTAGCGGCGGACTGGCCAAGCAGCTCTGCGCTGCAGGCGCGATTGTTTCGGGAATCGACCCTGAGCACCAGGCAGTCAAAGCCGCCGCCGCTACCGTACCATCGGCCAGCTTCACAATAGCCGTGGCAGAGAGCTTGCCATTTGAGCCGTCATCCTTTGATCGTGTCCTGATGGTGAATACCCTGCACCATGTGCCGCAATCCGGCATGTTTGCGGCTCTGATCGAAGCAATGCGTGTCCTCACGCCTGACGGAATGCTGATCGTGATCGAGCCGACAGCCAGCGGAAACTTCTTTGAAGCGCTGCGTCTGGTCGAGGACGAAACGCTCGTTCGGGCGGCGGCGCAGACAGCAATGGACGCGGCCGATGCTGGCGGCAGCATCCGTCGCGTGCGAACCTTAACCTACACACGCAGCGAAAAATTCGACACGCCGGACCAGTTCCTTGAGCGCATCGTAGCCGTTGATCCAACGCGAGGGGATGTGGTCAAACAGAGGCATCGGTCAATCGTCATGGCGATCGAGGCCGCCGCTCAAAGTGATGCAGAGGGGAAGCTGGTTTTCGAACAGCCTATCAAGGTGGACATTTTCAGACGCCCGACCGAGAAGGTCCCCCCTAACGATCACGATTTCGACCTTTGA
- a CDS encoding group II truncated hemoglobin, which produces MNEDIPTLFEWAGGAEALSRLTQTFYDKVARDPIVGPVFRHMSPDHPAHVAAFIGEVFGGPKTYSEKHGGHREMVMHHLGKHLSEEQRRRWINLLADAADEVGLPDDPEFRSAFMGYVEWGSRLAKMNSNLGETCDPKTEPMPAWGWGVPGGPYKPPAGKS; this is translated from the coding sequence ATGAACGAGGATATTCCGACACTGTTCGAGTGGGCCGGCGGCGCCGAGGCGCTCAGCCGCCTGACGCAGACCTTCTACGACAAGGTGGCGCGCGATCCGATCGTCGGCCCGGTGTTCAGGCACATGTCGCCGGACCATCCCGCCCATGTCGCGGCCTTTATCGGCGAGGTGTTCGGCGGACCGAAGACTTACAGCGAAAAGCATGGCGGCCACCGCGAGATGGTGATGCATCATCTCGGCAAGCACCTGAGCGAGGAACAGCGGCGGCGCTGGATCAACCTTCTCGCCGACGCCGCCGACGAGGTCGGCCTGCCCGACGACCCCGAATTCCGCTCCGCCTTCATGGGCTATGTCGAATGGGGATCGCGGCTGGCGAAGATGAATTCCAATCTCGGCGAGACGTGCGATCCGAAAACGGAGCCGATGCCCGCCTGGGGCTGGGGCGTGCCCGGCGGACCCTACAAGCCGCCGGCGGGAAAATCGTAG
- a CDS encoding putative glycolipid-binding domain-containing protein, translating to MEPRSTLVRWRQWQGPGIEHLILRQDSGGISAESVAISADHAPFAVHYRISCDPDWRAREVEVGIVGGGRFRLETDGIGNWSKDGVAIPDLTGALDPDLTVTPFTNTLPIQRLGLKPGESAEIAAAFIELPELTIVKSPQRYTCLDEDRRYLYESLRSGFRREIEVDREGLVVTYPDFWQRI from the coding sequence GTGGAGCCTCGAAGCACGCTCGTTCGATGGCGGCAATGGCAGGGCCCTGGCATCGAACACCTTATCCTGAGGCAGGACTCCGGTGGGATATCGGCCGAGTCCGTGGCGATCTCGGCCGACCATGCGCCGTTCGCGGTCCACTACCGCATTTCATGCGACCCCGACTGGCGCGCCAGGGAGGTCGAGGTCGGCATCGTCGGCGGCGGGCGCTTCCGGCTCGAGACGGACGGCATCGGCAACTGGTCGAAGGACGGCGTTGCGATCCCGGACCTGACCGGGGCGCTCGACCCCGATCTCACCGTCACGCCCTTCACCAACACGCTGCCGATCCAGCGGCTGGGGCTGAAGCCTGGCGAAAGCGCCGAGATTGCCGCAGCCTTCATCGAACTCCCGGAACTGACCATCGTCAAAAGCCCGCAGCGCTACACATGTCTCGATGAGGACAGACGCTATCTCTATGAGTCACTCAGGAGTGGCTTCCGGCGGGAAATCGAGGTTGATCGGGAGGGGCTGGTCGTTACCTATCCGGATTTCTGGCAAAGGATATGA
- the secE gene encoding preprotein translocase subunit SecE has product MASKTTNPFTFLQQVRAETAKVTWPSRRETMISTVMVLVFAVIAMIFFFTADIAMGYAIEWILGLGR; this is encoded by the coding sequence ATGGCTTCGAAAACCACAAACCCTTTCACCTTTCTCCAGCAGGTTCGCGCGGAGACCGCCAAGGTGACCTGGCCGTCGCGACGCGAAACGATGATCTCGACGGTGATGGTCCTGGTGTTCGCGGTCATCGCGATGATCTTTTTCTTCACCGCCGACATAGCCATGGGCTACGCGATCGAGTGGATTCTGGGGCTGGGACGCTAA
- the nusG gene encoding transcription termination/antitermination protein NusG yields MTARWYIVHAYSNFEKKVAEDIENKAKQKGLSGDIEQIVVPTEKVVEIRRGRKVDAERKFFPGYVLLKANLTDAVFSLVKNTPKVTGFLGDSKPVPITETEAQRILNQVQEGVERPKPSVTFEIGEAIRVSDGPFASFNGFVQEVDEERARLKVEVSIFGRAVPVDLEFGQVEKG; encoded by the coding sequence ATGACTGCGCGGTGGTACATCGTCCACGCCTATTCGAACTTTGAGAAGAAGGTCGCCGAGGACATCGAGAACAAGGCCAAGCAGAAGGGCCTATCCGGTGACATCGAGCAGATCGTGGTGCCGACAGAGAAGGTTGTGGAGATACGCCGTGGCCGCAAGGTCGATGCCGAGCGCAAGTTCTTCCCAGGCTATGTGCTGCTCAAGGCCAACCTGACCGATGCAGTGTTCTCGCTGGTCAAGAACACGCCGAAGGTGACGGGCTTCCTGGGCGACTCCAAGCCCGTGCCGATCACCGAGACCGAGGCGCAGCGCATCCTGAACCAGGTGCAGGAAGGCGTCGAGCGGCCGAAGCCCTCGGTCACTTTCGAGATCGGCGAGGCGATCCGCGTCTCGGACGGCCCGTTCGCGTCGTTCAACGGTTTCGTCCAGGAAGTGGACGAGGAGCGGGCGCGGCTCAAGGTGGAAGTTTCGATCTTCGGGCGCGCTGTGCCCGTCGATCTCGAATTCGGACAGGTCGAAAAGGGCTGA
- the rplK gene encoding 50S ribosomal protein L11, protein MAKKVAGQLKLQVAAGSATPSPPIGPALGQRGINIMEFCKAFNAQTQELEKGSPIPVVITYYQDKSFTFVMKTPPVSYFLKKAANLKSGSKEPGKVKAGTISRDKVRAIAEQKMKDLNANDVEAAMRMVEGSARSMGLEVVG, encoded by the coding sequence ATGGCTAAGAAAGTTGCAGGCCAGCTCAAGCTCCAGGTTGCCGCGGGCTCGGCTACGCCGTCGCCCCCGATCGGCCCGGCGCTTGGTCAGCGCGGCATCAACATCATGGAGTTCTGCAAGGCGTTCAACGCGCAGACCCAGGAGCTGGAAAAGGGGTCGCCGATCCCGGTCGTCATCACCTACTACCAGGACAAGTCGTTCACCTTCGTCATGAAGACGCCGCCGGTGAGCTACTTCCTGAAGAAGGCCGCCAACCTGAAGTCGGGCTCGAAGGAGCCGGGCAAGGTCAAGGCCGGCACGATCAGCCGCGACAAGGTGCGCGCGATCGCCGAGCAGAAGATGAAGGACCTGAACGCAAACGACGTCGAAGCGGCCATGCGCATGGTCGAGGGCTCTGCCCGCTCGATGGGTCTGGAAGTGGTGGGCTGA
- the rplA gene encoding 50S ribosomal protein L1 translates to MAKIAKRIAKTREGIDPNKSYALSEALKLLKERSSVKFDETIEVAMNLGVDPRHADQMVRGVVNLPNGTGRSVRVAVFARGDKAEEAKAAGADIVGAEDLVDIVQKGTIDFDRCIATPDMMPLVGRLGKVLGPRGMMPNPKVGTVTTDVAAAVKASKGGAVEFRVEKAGIVHAGVGKISFDVKALEENVRAFADAVNKAKPSGAKGNYVKKVSVTSTMGPGLKLDIATLAAS, encoded by the coding sequence ATGGCAAAGATTGCAAAGCGTATCGCCAAGACCCGCGAAGGCATCGATCCGAACAAGTCCTACGCGCTCTCTGAGGCGCTGAAGCTGCTCAAGGAGCGGTCCTCGGTGAAATTCGACGAGACCATCGAAGTCGCGATGAATCTCGGCGTCGACCCGCGCCATGCCGACCAGATGGTCCGCGGCGTGGTCAATCTGCCGAACGGCACCGGCCGCTCGGTGCGTGTGGCCGTGTTCGCGCGCGGCGACAAGGCTGAGGAAGCCAAGGCCGCCGGCGCCGATATCGTTGGCGCCGAGGATCTGGTCGACATCGTCCAGAAGGGCACGATCGATTTCGATCGCTGCATCGCGACGCCGGATATGATGCCGCTGGTCGGCCGTCTCGGTAAGGTGCTCGGCCCGCGCGGCATGATGCCGAACCCGAAGGTCGGCACGGTGACCACCGATGTCGCCGCTGCCGTCAAGGCCTCGAAGGGCGGCGCCGTGGAGTTCCGCGTCGAGAAGGCCGGTATCGTCCATGCCGGCGTCGGCAAGATTTCGTTCGACGTCAAGGCGCTGGAAGAGAATGTGCGCGCCTTCGCCGATGCGGTGAACAAGGCCAAGCCGTCCGGCGCCAAGGGCAACTACGTCAAGAAGGTGTCGGTCACCTCGACGATGGGGCCCGGCCTCAAGCTCGACATCGCGACGCTCGCCGCGTCCTGA
- the rplJ gene encoding 50S ribosomal protein L10, with the protein MDRAEKRELVTGLNDAFSNAGSVVVAHYAGITVAQMNDLRSKMRAAGGTVKVAKNRLAKIALQGTDSASIIDLFKGQTLVAYSEDPIAAPKVASDFAKGNDKLVILGGAMGTTSLNADGVKALATLPSLDELRAKLVGMIATPATRIAQIVNAPAASVARVIGAYARKDEAA; encoded by the coding sequence GTGGACAGAGCGGAAAAACGCGAACTCGTCACGGGCCTGAATGATGCGTTTTCGAACGCGGGTTCAGTTGTCGTGGCCCACTACGCTGGTATCACCGTCGCGCAAATGAACGACCTTCGGTCGAAGATGCGCGCCGCCGGTGGCACCGTCAAAGTCGCGAAGAACCGTCTCGCCAAAATCGCTCTTCAGGGCACGGACTCCGCATCGATCATCGACCTGTTCAAGGGACAGACGCTGGTCGCTTATTCGGAGGATCCGATTGCGGCGCCGAAGGTCGCGTCCGACTTCGCCAAGGGAAATGACAAGCTCGTCATTCTCGGCGGCGCAATGGGCACCACCTCGCTCAACGCCGACGGTGTGAAGGCACTCGCCACACTGCCGTCGCTCGACGAGCTGCGCGCCAAGCTGGTTGGCATGATCGCCACGCCGGCAACCCGGATCGCCCAGATCGTCAATGCACCCGCGGCTTCGGTCGCGCGCGTCATCGGCGCTTACGCCCGGAAGGACGAGGCGGCATGA
- the rplL gene encoding 50S ribosomal protein L7/L12 yields the protein MADLAKIVDDLSKLTVLEAAELSKLLEEKWGVSAAAPVAVAAAGGAGAAAAAPAEEKTEFDVVLADAGAQKINVIKEVRAITGLGLKEAKDLVEAAPKPVKEGVSKADADKFKAQLEAAGAKVELK from the coding sequence ATGGCTGATCTCGCAAAGATCGTAGACGACCTTTCGAAGCTGACCGTCCTCGAGGCGGCTGAGCTGTCGAAGCTCCTGGAAGAGAAGTGGGGCGTTTCGGCTGCCGCTCCGGTAGCGGTTGCCGCTGCTGGCGGCGCTGGTGCCGCTGCCGCCGCTCCGGCCGAAGAGAAGACGGAATTCGACGTCGTTCTCGCCGACGCCGGCGCCCAGAAGATCAACGTCATCAAGGAAGTCCGCGCCATCACCGGCCTTGGCCTCAAGGAAGCCAAGGACCTGGTCGAAGCGGCTCCGAAGCCGGTCAAGGAAGGCGTTTCCAAGGCCGATGCCGACAAGTTCAAGGCGCAGCTGGAAGCAGCCGGCGCCAAGGTTGAGCTGAAGTAA